A genome region from Hevea brasiliensis isolate MT/VB/25A 57/8 chromosome 9, ASM3005281v1, whole genome shotgun sequence includes the following:
- the LOC110637397 gene encoding protein CASP: MEASQGGDKSNPPTSSPIPVVSNFWKEFDLEKEKSVLDEQGLKIAENQENSLKNRRKLAESTRDFKKASPEEKLGLFNSLLKGYQEEVDNLTKRAKFGENAFLNIYQKLYEAPDPYPALASIAEQDLKLSELESENRKMKIELEEFRTEAAHLKNQQATIRRLEERNRQLEQQMEEKVKEIVEMKQRSLAEENQKTLEVLKEREQYLQDQLRQAKESVANMQKLHELAQSQLFEVRAQSEEEGAAKQSEVNLLMDEVERAQTRLLSLEREKGFLRSQLESANEEAGSKNSDSVDSNSILENSLSAKEKIISELNMELHNIETTLTNEREQHVNEIKKLNMILNEKELALEEMKKELHARPTAKLVDDLRKKVKILQAVGYNSIEAEDWEVATSGQEMSKMESLLLDKNRKMEHELTQLKVKLSEKVSLLETAESKIAELTAKVNEQQKLIQKLEDDILKGYSSKDRKGGLFDDWDLSEAGGAELTENADQKHVLSDQDQNSMLKVICNQRDRFRTRLRETEEEVRQLKEKIGILTAELEKTKADNVKLYGKIRYVQDYNLEKVVSRGSKKQAEDLESGFSSDVESKYKKIYEDDINPFAAFSKKERDQRYKELGFRDRITLSSGRFLLGNKYARTFAFFYTIGLHILVFTCLYRMSALSYLSNGEESFTGDKMQNLPHSL; encoded by the exons ATGGAGGCTTCACAAGGAGGAGACAAATCGAACCCCCCGACTTCTTCTCCCATTCCCGTCGTCTCCAATTTCTGGAAAG aatttgatttggaaaagGAGAAAAGTGTGTTGGATGAACAAGGACTTAAGATAGCTGAAAATCAGGAAAACAGTTTGAAAAACCGACGGAAGCTTGCAGAGAGTACTAGAG ATTTTAAAAAGGCTTCACCAGAGGAGAAGTTGGGTTTGTTTAATTCTTTACTTAAGGGCTATCAAGAAGAAGTTGATAATCTTACCAAGAGagcaaaatttggagaaaatgCTTTTCTGAATATTTATCAGAAGCTTTATGAGGCTCCAGATCCTTATCCAGCTCTTGCATCAATAGCT GAGCAAGATCTGAAATTGTCTGAATTAGAATCTGAGAATCGAAAGATGAAAATTGAGCTTGAGGAGTTTAGGACAGAAGCAGCTCACTTAAAGAATCAGCAGGCAACAATAAGAAGACTTGAAGAACGTAATCGTCAACTAGAGCAACAG atggaggaaaaagtgaaggaaattgtgGAGATGAAACAGCGTAGTTTGGCTGAAGAGAACCAGAAAACGCTAGAAGTTTTAAAAGAAAG GGAGCAATATTTACAAGATCAATTACGACAAGCTAAAGAAAGTGTTGCCAACATGCAGAAATTGCATGAACTTGCACAAAGCCAATTGTTTGAAGTCCGTGCTCAATCAG AGGAAGAAGGGGCAGCAAAGCAATCAGAGGTCAATCTTTTGATGGATGAAGTGGAAAGGGCTCAAACACGGCTTCTTAGCCTTGAGAGAGAGAAG GGTTTCCTCCGTTCTCAATTGGAATCAGCAAATGAAGAGGCTGGAAGTAAGAACAG TGACAGTGTGGATTCAAATAGTATTCTTGAGAATTCTTTGAGTGCCAAAGAGAAGATCATATCTGAACTGAACATGGAACTCCACAATATTGAAACCACCTTGACAAATGAGCGAGAACAGCACGTTAATGAAATAAAAAAGTTGAACATGATACTCAATGAGAAG GAACTTGCTCTTGAGGAGATGAAGAAAGAGCTTCATGCGAGGCCAACTGCAAAATTAGTTGATGATTTGCGTAAAAAAGTGAAAATTTTGCAA GCAGTGGGCTACAATTCAATTGAGGCTGAAGATTGGGAAGTAGCTACTAGTGGGCAAGAGATGAGCAAAATGGAGTCTCTTCTTCTGGATAAGAATAGGAAAATGGAACACGAACTCACACAGTTGAAG gTTAAACTGTCTGAGAAAGTGTCTTTGCTGGAAACAGCTGAAAGCAAGATAGCAGAGCTTACTGCAAAAGTTAATGAACAACAAAAGTTGATACAAAAGTTGGAAGATGATATTTTGAAG GGTTATAGCTCTAAAGATCGGAAAGGAGGTCTATTTGATGATTGGGATCTTTCAGAGGCTGGGGGTGCTGAGTTAACTGAG AATGCAGACCAGAAACATGTATTGTCAGATCAAGACCAGAACTCAATGCTCAAGGTTATCTGCAATCAACGAGATCGATTCAGGACACGTTTGCGAGAGACGGAAGAA GAGGTAAGGCAATTGAAAGAGAAGATAGGGATCTTAACGGCAGAGCTGGAGAAGACAAAAGCTGATAATGTCAAACTATATGGCAAGATACGTTATGTCCAGGATTACAATCTTGAGAAAGTAGTTTCTAGGGGATCTAAGAAG caAGCAGAGGATCTGGAAAGTGGCTTCAGCTCAGACGTTGAGTCCAAGTACAAGAAGATATATGAAGATGATATAAATCCATTTGCTGCGTTTTCGAAGAAG GAAAGAGATCAAAGATACAAGGAATTAGGTTTCAGGGACAGAATCACACTTAGTAGTGGACGTTTCCTTCTGGGCAACAA GTATGCTCGAACTTTTGCATTTTTCTACACCATTGGGTTGCATATCCTCGTGTTCACCTGTCTCTACAGGATGTCAGCTCTGAGCTATCTGAG TAATGGCGAGGAATCATTTACTGGAGATAAAATGCAGAACCTCCCAcattcactctag